Proteins from one Acidiphilium multivorum AIU301 genomic window:
- a CDS encoding class I SAM-dependent methyltransferase: MSEAYKSAPNTGEAERLARRASALDADAVRAAYRRWAGIYDGVFGAVSAPARRAAVDAVNRAPGTEVLEVGVGTGLALPHYRPEKRITGIDLSTDMLDRARARVKREGLRNVEQLLELDAEATGFEDGRFDIAVAMFVASVVPNPRRLAAELRRVVRPGGLILFVNHFAAESGPMVWIERALAPASRALGWHPDFAIERLIPADQRGRLSVARMRPFGLFRLISFPNPRGEGNQPAL; the protein is encoded by the coding sequence ATGAGCGAAGCCTACAAGAGCGCCCCCAACACCGGCGAGGCCGAGAGGCTGGCCAGGCGCGCTTCCGCGCTCGACGCCGATGCGGTGCGGGCTGCGTATCGGCGTTGGGCCGGGATCTACGACGGCGTGTTCGGCGCGGTTTCGGCGCCGGCCCGCCGCGCCGCGGTGGACGCGGTGAACAGGGCGCCGGGCACCGAGGTGCTGGAGGTGGGCGTGGGCACGGGCCTCGCGCTGCCGCACTACCGGCCGGAGAAGCGGATCACCGGCATCGACCTCTCGACCGACATGCTGGACCGCGCGCGGGCGCGGGTGAAGCGCGAAGGGCTGCGGAATGTCGAACAGCTGCTGGAACTCGACGCCGAGGCGACCGGGTTCGAGGACGGGCGGTTCGACATCGCGGTGGCGATGTTCGTCGCCTCCGTGGTGCCGAATCCGCGCCGCCTGGCGGCGGAACTCCGCCGTGTGGTCCGGCCGGGCGGGCTGATCCTGTTCGTCAACCATTTCGCCGCCGAGTCGGGCCCGATGGTGTGGATCGAGCGGGCGCTGGCGCCGGCCTCGCGGGCGCTGGGCTGGCACCCCGATTTCGCGATCGAGCGGCTGATACCCGCCGACCAGCGGGGGCGGCTGAGTGTGGCGCGGATGCGACCCTTCGGGCTTTTCAGGCTGATTTCGTTCCCCAATCCGCGGGGCGAGGGGAACCAGCCCGCTTTGTGA
- a CDS encoding GcrA family cell cycle regulator codes for MEWTDEIIARLRQLWDEGLSTAEIGRRLNISKNSVVGKAHRLDLPARPSPIRRDISGARPSRPAPARVTGPTLPSLAIAAEPVPVMPHVTAAPAGGASTVAAVRTAPPRPTLVASRPAAAPRAVARVPACCWPIGEPGTPSFRFCGDPAMNGKPYCQPHAEIAYVRVRDRREDVA; via the coding sequence ATGGAATGGACCGACGAGATCATTGCCCGCCTCCGCCAGCTCTGGGACGAAGGGCTTTCGACCGCCGAAATCGGGCGACGGCTGAATATTTCCAAGAATTCGGTGGTCGGCAAGGCGCACCGGCTTGATCTGCCGGCCCGTCCCTCGCCGATCCGGCGCGACATCAGTGGCGCGCGGCCGTCGCGCCCCGCGCCGGCGCGGGTGACCGGGCCGACCCTGCCTTCGCTGGCGATCGCGGCGGAGCCGGTTCCGGTGATGCCGCACGTGACGGCGGCGCCGGCGGGCGGCGCATCGACGGTTGCGGCGGTGCGGACGGCGCCGCCGCGCCCGACCCTGGTGGCATCGCGTCCGGCGGCGGCGCCGCGGGCGGTGGCCCGGGTGCCGGCCTGCTGCTGGCCGATCGGCGAGCCCGGAACGCCGAGCTTCCGGTTCTGCGGCGATCCCGCGATGAACGGCAAGCCCTACTGCCAGCCGCATGCCGAGATCGCCTATGTGCGGGTGCGCGACCGCCGCGAGGACGTCGCCTGA
- a CDS encoding SH3 domain-containing protein → MRASSRLARLGLVVVALALGAWHAPKVGPGPGPGKGSATGWPVPRFESFRSREIYMRAGPGFQYPIIWVYHRLDLPVEVTGEFNVWRHVVAPDGGDGWVHEALLHGLRSFIVIGGRHTLRAGPHKDAAPVAYLDKGVIGVIRRCKAGAAWCQVEVDHRAGWLRRDQFWGSFAGEAIK, encoded by the coding sequence GTGCGGGCGTCTAGCCGCCTCGCCCGGCTCGGGCTGGTCGTCGTGGCGCTGGCGCTCGGCGCGTGGCACGCGCCGAAGGTCGGGCCGGGACCGGGGCCGGGCAAGGGGTCGGCCACCGGCTGGCCGGTGCCGCGCTTCGAGAGTTTCCGCTCCAGGGAAATCTACATGCGGGCGGGGCCGGGCTTCCAGTATCCGATCATCTGGGTCTATCACCGGCTCGACCTGCCGGTGGAGGTGACCGGGGAATTCAATGTCTGGCGCCACGTCGTCGCGCCGGATGGCGGCGACGGATGGGTGCACGAGGCGCTGCTGCACGGCCTGCGCAGCTTCATCGTCATCGGCGGCCGGCACACGCTGCGCGCGGGGCCGCACAAGGATGCGGCGCCGGTCGCCTATCTCGACAAGGGCGTGATCGGCGTGATCCGGCGCTGCAAGGCGGGGGCGGCGTGGTGCCAGGTGGAGGTCGATCACCGCGCGGGGTGGCTCCGGCGCGACCAGTTCTGGGGCTCGTTCGCCGGCGAGGCGATAAAATAG
- a CDS encoding HesA/MoeB/ThiF family protein yields the protein MDLDFTETEIARYSRHILLREVGGTGQARLRAASVLIVGAGGLGSPAALYLAAAGVGRISIVDDDVLELSNLQRQIAHGVAFLGAPKVESAAAAMRGLNPEVSVNPVRARLDAGNVGALVAAHDIVLDGTDNFATRFLVADACVAARRTLVSAAVLRFEGQLSTFKPHAGPDCPCYRCLYPEAPPAGMVPTCSEAGVLGPVTGVMGTLQATEAMKEILGIGTSLAGRLLLWDALDARFRTITIPRVPDCAACAGV from the coding sequence ATGGATCTCGACTTCACCGAAACCGAAATCGCCCGGTATTCGCGCCACATCCTGCTGCGCGAGGTGGGCGGCACCGGGCAGGCGCGGCTGCGCGCGGCCTCGGTGCTGATCGTCGGCGCGGGCGGGCTCGGCTCGCCGGCGGCACTTTATCTCGCGGCCGCCGGCGTCGGGCGGATTTCCATCGTCGATGACGACGTGCTGGAACTCTCCAACCTGCAGCGGCAGATCGCGCACGGGGTGGCGTTTCTCGGCGCGCCGAAGGTGGAGAGCGCGGCGGCGGCGATGCGCGGGCTGAACCCGGAGGTGAGCGTCAACCCGGTCCGCGCCCGGCTGGACGCGGGGAATGTCGGCGCACTGGTCGCCGCGCACGACATCGTGCTCGACGGGACCGACAATTTCGCGACCCGCTTCCTCGTCGCCGATGCCTGTGTCGCGGCGCGGCGGACGCTGGTTTCGGCGGCGGTGCTGCGCTTCGAGGGGCAGCTTTCCACCTTCAAGCCGCATGCGGGGCCGGATTGCCCCTGCTATCGGTGCCTCTATCCCGAGGCGCCGCCGGCGGGCATGGTGCCGACCTGTTCGGAGGCCGGGGTGCTCGGCCCGGTGACGGGGGTGATGGGCACGTTGCAGGCGACGGAGGCGATGAAGGAGATTCTCGGCATCGGCACCTCGCTGGCCGGGCGGCTGCTGCTGTGGGACGCGCTGGATGCGCGGTTCCGCACGATCACGATCCCCCGCGTGCCGGACTGTGCCGCCTGTGCGGGCGTCTAG
- the queC gene encoding 7-cyano-7-deazaguanine synthase QueC → MTTSPPAASGAALVLFSGGQDSGTCLAWALDRYDRVETIGFFYGQRHAVELECRAPLRAAIAGLRPWRATLGADTMLDISAALATLGATAMTAEIEIETTEAGLPNTFVPGRNLLFLTYAAALAYRRGIGTLVGGMCETDYSGYPDCRNTTMQAMQLALSLGLDRAVTVETPLMYRDKAATWELAAELGGAALVEALRTGSHSCYRGERATLHDWGYGCGTCPACELRAAGWQRWRAARADFVDGA, encoded by the coding sequence ATGACCACCTCCCCTCCCGCCGCATCCGGCGCGGCCCTCGTCCTCTTTTCCGGCGGCCAGGACAGCGGCACCTGCCTCGCCTGGGCGCTCGACCGCTACGACCGGGTCGAGACGATCGGCTTCTTCTACGGCCAGCGCCACGCGGTCGAGCTGGAGTGCCGCGCCCCGCTGCGCGCCGCCATCGCCGGCCTGCGCCCCTGGCGCGCCACTCTCGGCGCCGACACGATGCTCGACATCAGCGCCGCGCTGGCCACCCTCGGCGCCACCGCGATGACCGCCGAGATCGAGATCGAGACCACCGAGGCCGGCCTGCCCAACACCTTCGTCCCCGGCCGCAACCTGCTCTTCCTCACCTATGCCGCCGCCCTCGCCTATCGCCGCGGCATCGGCACCCTGGTCGGCGGCATGTGCGAGACCGACTATTCCGGCTACCCCGACTGCCGGAACACGACGATGCAGGCCATGCAGCTCGCCCTCTCGCTCGGCCTCGACCGCGCCGTCACGGTCGAGACGCCGCTGATGTATCGCGACAAGGCCGCCACCTGGGAGCTCGCCGCCGAACTCGGCGGCGCTGCGCTGGTCGAGGCGCTGCGGACCGGCAGCCACAGCTGCTATCGCGGCGAGCGCGCCACGCTGCACGACTGGGGCTATGGCTGCGGCACCTGCCCGGCCTGCGAGCTGCGCGCGGCGGGCTGGCAGCGCTGGCGCGCGGCGCGTGCGGATTTTGTGGACGGTGCATGA